Proteins from a genomic interval of Narcine bancroftii isolate sNarBan1 chromosome 12, sNarBan1.hap1, whole genome shotgun sequence:
- the LOC138747482 gene encoding NADPH oxidase organizer 1-like, with translation MNRRFPLNVRIIGLVQNQRQKTYLSSVLWSDRSDVIVYRTFEEFKKLHKTVVKKYPLEAGRIKKSDRVLPKFQDVSLKERRSAGVGKSVMRMRVLEKYCSELLRSTVKISSDQDVSQFFLPTDSDLAPSFPSDSVIILPSATERNTNSWRRPNYAQTITQPVASENYKCVAAYEGKDTENRPFKVLEDEIVDVITKNSSGWWLVENERKQLAWFPAPYLRRSLNSAPSRASENEMDDAESQYYAVKNYEATAEDELSMHIGVIVEVLKKSSDGWWLVRYNKQSGFVPSIYLQPYRNPHSKFQLLTKAAIYSSTPNLIIPDKEPHTQLTNEALNKADNSFSTTDVKKGLHKDKSKSINCLADENLFEKELSSHSSNQTESRSDSLSDNASLSTISSGKSGLSEDSSSDGSNTSPCSVYVPVLFLKNQISQRTSKNLNDEKIVELKSGPEASTSGSNSDKNLTPKIPPRPQQEEILSRCTTITKNMVLKSQNYFGFKNYETQEKIIY, from the exons ATGAACAGGCGCTTTCCCCTCAACGTCCGGATTATTGGATTAGTGCAAAACCAAAGGCAGAAG ACGTACCTTTCCTCCGTTCTGTGGTCGGATCGAAGTGATGTTATCGTGTATAGAACGTTTGAAGAATTTAAGAAACTCCAT AAAACAGTTGTCAAGAAATACCCCTTGGAGGCGGGTCGCATTAAAAAGTCTGATCGAGTACTGCCAAAGTTTCAAG ACGTTTCCCTGAAGGAAAGAAGATCTGCCGGGGTAGGTAAATCGGTGATGAGGATGAGGGTGCTGGAGAAATACTGCTCCGAGTTGCTGCGATCCACTGTGAAGATCTCCAGCGACCAAGACGTGAGCCAGTTCTTCCTGCCGACCGACAGCGACCTGGCCCCTTCGTTCCCCTCCGACAG CGTTATCATCCTGCCGTCGGCCACTGAGCGCAATACCAATAGCTGGAGGCGCCCGAACTATGCCCAGACCATCACCCAGCCAGTGGCCTCGGAGAATTACAAATGCGTCGCCGCTTACGAAGGAAAAGACACTgagaacaggccatttaaagtgtTGGAGGATGAGATAGTCGACGTTATAACCAAGAACTCGTCGG GCTGGTGGCTTGTGGAGAACGAGAGGAAGCAGTTAGCCTGGTTTCCAGCTCCTTATCTCAGAAGGTCTCTCAACTCTGCCCCATCGAGAGCATCCGAGAATGAAATGGATG ATGCTGAATCTCAGTATTACGCTGTTAAAAACTATGAAGCCACAGCTGAAGATGAACTATCCATGCATATTGGAGTAATTGTTGAAGTCTTAAAAAAATCTTCTGATGGCTGGTGGCTTGTCAG GTACAATAAACAATCTGGATTTGTGCCATCAATTTATCTCCAGCCATACAGAAACCCTCATTCAAAATTCCAGCTCCTCACCAAGGCCGCCATATACAGTTCCACCCCAAATCTCATCATTCCTGACAAAGAACCACACACCCAATTAACAAATGAGGCTCTGAACAAGGCTGACAATTCTTTCTCTACCACGGATGTCAAAAAAGGACTGCATAAGGACAAATCAAAATCTATCAACTGCTTGGCTGATGAGAACCTATTTGAAAAAGAGTTAAGCTCTCACAGTTCAAATCAGACAGAAAGCAGGTCAGATAGCTTGAGTGATAATGCTAGTTTGTCCACCATAAGTTCAGGCAAGTCAGGTTTATCTGAGGACAGCAGTTCAGATGGTTCCAACACTTCTCCGTGCTCTGTTTATGTACCTGTGCTGTTTTTGAAGAACcaaatttctcaaagaacatccAAAAATCTGAACGATGAAAAAATTGTTGAATTGAAAAGCGGACCTGAAGCTTCCACAAGTGGGAGTaattctgataaaaatctgacacCCAAGATACCTCCAAGACCACAGCAAGAAGAAATATTATCAAGATGCACAACCATAACCAAGAACATGGTTTTAAAATCCCAAAATTATTTTGGCTTTAAAAATTATGAAACAcaagaaaaaataatttattga